One part of the Lotus japonicus ecotype B-129 chromosome 2, LjGifu_v1.2 genome encodes these proteins:
- the LOC130736307 gene encoding uncharacterized protein LOC130736307, with product MPFGLKNARATYQRLMDKKISSQVGRNMEVYVDDMIVKSARAGDHGDDLKEAFAQLRKYRMKLNPEKCSFGIQGGKFLGFMLTSRGIEVNPDKGKAILEMKSPTSVKEVQRFTGRMAALAHFLPMAGDKAAPFFNCLKKNSKFQWTEACEQAFIKLKESLATLPVLSKPTPDVPLTLYLAVTDKAVLQKPDLSGQLVSWSVELSEYDIQYQPRGQVKIKSLIDFVAELTPTEGEKTQGEWVLSVDGSSNDTGSGSGITIESPDKMVIEQSLKFEFKASNNQSEYEALIAGLRLAIELGVQELFIKGDSQLVVKQVKGEYQVKDPQLSKYLEVVHRLMMEIKNIRIEHVPRSQNERADVLAKLASTGRLGNYQTVIQETLPRPSIDLVEVKLKAVKSVIEGEPTWMESIKIFLKNPPKDDDLNTREKRREASFYTLVDGELYRRGIMSLMLKCVDTRDAPGIMAEVHE from the exons atgccttttggtttgaaaaatgcgAGAGCCACATACCAGCGTCTCAtggataaaaaaatttcaagccAAGttggcaggaatatggaggtatatgtggatgacatgatcgtCAAGTCCGCCAGGGCTGGTGACCATGGCGATGATCTTAAGGAGGCATTTGCCCAATTAAGAAAATATCGAATGAAGTTAAATCCCGAGAAATGTTCATTTGGGATTCAAGGGGGAAAGTTCCTGGGATTCATGTTAACGTCAAGGGGGATAGAAGTAAATCCAGATAAGGGCAAGGCGattttggaaatgaaaagcccaacaagtgtaaaggaggtacAACGTTTCACAGGACGCATGGCTGCCTTAGCACATTTTTTGCCAATGGCGGGAGACAAAGCGGCTCCGTTCTTCAactgtttgaaaaagaactcaaAGTTTCAATGGACCGAGgcatgcgaacaagcttttatcAAGTTGAAAGAATCATTAGCAACGCTACCGGTACTATCCAAGCCCACGCCAGACGTTCCTTTGACGCTCTATTTGGCAGTCACCGAtaaggcg GTACTCCAGAAACCCGATTTGTCAGGACAGTTGGTCAGCTGGTCAGTCGAGTtgtcagaatatgatatacagtatcagccaaggggccaagttaAAATCAAAAGTTTGATCGACTTTGTGGCGGAGTTAACGCCCACAGAAGGCGAGAAAACTCAGGGGGAGTGGGTCCTGTCTgttgatggatcctccaatgaCACGGGAAGTGGGTCTGGGATAACTATCGAAAGCCCAGATAAGATGGTCATCGAGCAATCTCTGAAATTCGAGTTTAAGGCGAGCAACAACCAATCCGAATACGAGGCATTAATCGCCGGCTTAAGGCTCGCCATCGAATTAGGCGTCCAGGAGTTGTTTATCAAAGGGGATTCGCAATTGGTTGTTAAGCAGGTAAAAGGCGAGTATcaagtgaaggatccgcaactttctaaatacttggaagtggtacaTAGATTAATGATGGAGATAAAAAATATCAGGATAGAACATGTTCCAAGAagtcaaaatgagagggctgatgtgctaGCAAAATTGGCCAGTACAGGGCGATTGGGCAATTATCAAACAGTCATCCAAGAAACCCTTCCTCGCCCAAGTATTGACTTGGTGGAAGTTAAGTTAAAAGCGGTGAAGTCAGTGATTGAAGGCGAGCCTACgtggatggagtcaatcaagatTTTTCTTAAAAATCCTCCAAAGGATGACGATCTGAACACGAGAGAAAAACGTAGGGAGGCTAGTTTTTATACTTTGGTAGACGGTGAGTtatatcggcggggaattatgtctctTATGCTCAAATGCGTTGACACTAGGGATGCCccgggaataatggcggaagttcATGAATGA